In Paenibacillus sp. FSL M7-0420, a single genomic region encodes these proteins:
- a CDS encoding O-antigen ligase family protein, which produces MSKPVYGKNAVQSRNVEKISSYIWALAIGFIVFLVWAPFQVGLFNGQQIDFEKPVYVSSLLSSLLLLVWVGLYFTKFRLEGQRDALAVASLLLPATYALSLIGAASHYMAMNLLFVQSMYVAIFIIALYLLQQKQLNVVIQNAILAIAYFIVGFGLLNWLGSWKFAGGLIGWFSNTVRGGKYLDAVMTDSNGLRLTSIFQYANTYAAFLMAFLFVAVFALVRSKKWYGTLTHSFMLVPIIVSLLLTLSRGGLVMLPVVFILLLLFLKPAQQILWIIHLALSGLAALLVTNPLTTLGTELNTTYSSSAALKAWAYLIGASAVVAALGWVIQRFAAPWLHGKLGGSETRKFTGLWIPLGSLVAVAVVAFLLIGTGLKSVLPDNIETRLENINFKQHSVLERFTFYKDAMKVVKDYPILGSGGGGWASLYEEYQNNPYISRQVHNFFLQYLIEVGIVGFIVFMGFIGYIFYKYIRAYLKRDKDEFNNGFFFYIIALSILVHSLLDFNMSYAFMGILVFIGLAGMGAVMENKPLRQSWNKAGIRMGYMAVLSIGTIFLLFLSISYIGSSNAALKGKNLVSVSTSYEEIKTPLVKALDARPYHPEAALYLSTLDMQVFKQTQDEQYLAEASNVLTRALKDEPYNKNLLAQLASYYDLKGQPDMALAVYSDNAYKFNWDITWYESLINRAQTLVAAASEQKDDAKKQEYLTAGLNAYKHVEDGVEHLKTLPPEQMQGRPFSVTPAIALNVGKLQVISGQNDVAAATLKLGLTEDYSDTTNREVARWYLAALKKAGAVVDQPIYDKLVAADPAEAAAIEAVVNTQY; this is translated from the coding sequence GTGTCGAAACCAGTATACGGTAAAAATGCGGTTCAGTCGAGAAATGTTGAAAAGATATCCAGTTACATATGGGCGTTAGCGATAGGGTTTATTGTTTTTTTGGTCTGGGCCCCGTTTCAAGTAGGATTATTTAATGGGCAGCAGATTGACTTTGAGAAGCCGGTCTATGTGTCTTCACTCCTAAGCAGCCTGTTGCTGCTGGTGTGGGTAGGCCTATACTTCACCAAGTTCAGACTGGAGGGACAGCGTGATGCGCTGGCTGTGGCCTCGCTGCTGTTGCCTGCTACCTACGCGTTGTCGCTTATTGGCGCTGCTTCACATTATATGGCGATGAATCTGCTGTTTGTACAGAGCATGTATGTCGCAATATTCATTATAGCGTTATATTTGCTCCAGCAAAAGCAACTAAATGTTGTCATTCAAAATGCTATTCTAGCGATTGCTTATTTCATCGTCGGTTTCGGTCTGCTGAACTGGCTTGGCAGTTGGAAATTCGCTGGGGGGCTGATCGGCTGGTTTTCCAATACGGTGCGTGGTGGTAAATACTTGGATGCAGTCATGACGGACTCTAACGGGCTGCGTCTGACCTCCATTTTCCAGTATGCCAATACTTATGCGGCCTTCCTGATGGCCTTCCTGTTCGTAGCGGTGTTTGCCCTGGTACGCTCCAAAAAGTGGTACGGCACACTAACGCACAGCTTCATGCTGGTACCGATTATTGTATCTCTGCTGCTGACCTTGTCCCGTGGGGGACTTGTCATGCTGCCTGTAGTGTTCATCCTGCTCCTGTTGTTCCTGAAGCCTGCACAGCAGATTCTCTGGATTATTCATCTTGCCCTGTCTGGCCTCGCGGCTCTGCTGGTTACTAACCCACTGACTACACTTGGAACAGAGCTAAATACTACGTACTCCTCATCAGCAGCACTTAAGGCTTGGGCCTATCTGATTGGGGCCTCGGCAGTCGTTGCTGCTTTGGGCTGGGTGATCCAAAGATTTGCGGCGCCATGGCTGCATGGGAAGCTGGGGGGCTCAGAAACCCGCAAATTCACAGGATTATGGATTCCTCTCGGTTCACTCGTGGCTGTAGCTGTTGTTGCTTTCCTGCTGATTGGGACAGGCTTGAAAAGTGTTTTACCGGATAATATTGAGACACGGCTGGAGAACATTAACTTCAAGCAGCACAGTGTACTCGAACGCTTTACTTTCTATAAAGATGCTATGAAGGTAGTGAAGGATTATCCGATTCTCGGATCAGGCGGCGGCGGTTGGGCTTCCTTATATGAAGAGTACCAGAACAACCCTTATATAAGCCGTCAGGTTCATAACTTCTTCTTGCAGTATTTGATCGAAGTCGGGATTGTCGGATTCATTGTGTTTATGGGCTTTATCGGATATATTTTCTACAAATACATCCGGGCATATCTGAAGCGGGACAAGGACGAGTTCAATAATGGATTCTTTTTCTACATCATTGCTCTATCCATTCTTGTTCACAGTCTGCTGGACTTTAACATGAGTTACGCGTTCATGGGGATTCTGGTCTTCATCGGCTTGGCTGGTATGGGTGCTGTGATGGAGAACAAACCGCTCCGCCAGAGCTGGAATAAAGCCGGGATTCGCATGGGGTACATGGCTGTCCTGAGCATCGGGACGATATTCCTGCTGTTCCTGTCGATCAGCTACATCGGGTCCAGTAACGCTGCGCTCAAAGGCAAAAACTTAGTTTCCGTGAGTACTTCCTATGAGGAGATCAAAACTCCGTTGGTCAAAGCATTAGATGCCCGTCCGTACCATCCGGAAGCAGCATTATACTTGTCCACTCTTGACATGCAGGTATTCAAGCAAACTCAAGATGAGCAGTATCTGGCTGAAGCGTCCAATGTGTTGACGCGCGCTTTGAAAGATGAGCCGTATAACAAAAATCTATTGGCTCAGTTGGCAAGCTATTACGATCTGAAGGGCCAACCAGATATGGCACTGGCAGTATACAGTGACAATGCTTACAAGTTCAACTGGGATATCACCTGGTATGAGTCATTGATTAACCGTGCTCAGACGCTTGTTGCGGCAGCTAGTGAGCAGAAGGATGATGCCAAGAAACAGGAATACCTCACCGCCGGACTGAATGCATATAAGCATGTTGAGGATGGTGTGGAGCATCTGAAAACTTTACCACCAGAACAAATGCAAGGCCGTCCTTTCTCTGTTACTCCTGCCATTGCACTAAATGTGGGTAAGCTACAGGTTATCTCAGGACAAAATGATGTAGCTGCTGCTACTTTGAAACTTGGATTGACTGAAGATTACAGTGATACCACTAACCGCGAGGTAGCCCGCTGGTACTTAGCAGCACTAAAAAAAGCAGGAGCAGTAGTAGATCAGCCAATCTATGACAAGCTGGTTGCCGCTGATCCGGCTGAGGCTGCAGCCATTGAGGCGGTTGTGAATACGCAGTACTGA
- a CDS encoding glycosyltransferase family 2 protein: MHVQVLLSTYNGEQYIVEQIESILNQSYEDLSILIRDDGSRDQTVEKIRIYTLKYPERVRLIKGHNIGVISSFRFLLEEAESGHSFYAFCDQDDVWLPHKVEKAVNTLNKLVENEPLMHFTSTYLTDSNLGIIKVWPPPPAKKLLFYNALIENIAVGTTITINKVAREMLLSKNPVEKNIIMHDWWFYLCISALGEVIYDSSPSVLYRQHEKNLIGGNKSIKDLILRKYRSYSSNKKSRILYHQALEFWRCYEHEIKDDVKEQLKLFLEPRNNLLRSLKYLKKSKLHRQGSIENLWFKILIVIGYI; this comes from the coding sequence TTGCATGTTCAAGTATTATTATCAACTTATAATGGTGAACAATACATTGTTGAACAAATAGAAAGCATTCTGAATCAAAGCTATGAGGATCTAAGTATACTGATAAGAGATGATGGTTCTCGAGACCAAACAGTGGAAAAAATTAGAATATATACATTGAAATATCCAGAAAGGGTAAGGTTAATAAAAGGACATAACATCGGCGTTATTAGCAGTTTTCGCTTCTTATTAGAAGAGGCAGAAAGCGGACATTCGTTTTATGCATTTTGTGATCAAGATGATGTTTGGTTACCACACAAAGTTGAGAAAGCTGTTAACACTTTGAATAAACTAGTTGAGAATGAACCTCTAATGCATTTCACTTCAACGTATCTAACGGATTCTAATTTGGGAATAATTAAAGTATGGCCACCTCCCCCGGCCAAGAAACTGCTTTTTTATAATGCATTGATAGAGAATATTGCAGTAGGCACTACCATCACCATTAATAAAGTTGCTAGAGAGATGCTCCTTTCAAAGAATCCAGTAGAAAAAAATATTATTATGCATGACTGGTGGTTTTATTTATGTATTTCTGCATTAGGAGAGGTGATTTATGATTCTTCACCTTCAGTGTTATACAGGCAACATGAGAAAAACCTAATTGGGGGAAATAAATCAATAAAGGACTTAATACTTCGAAAATACCGAAGTTACTCTTCTAATAAAAAAAGTAGGATTCTGTATCATCAGGCCTTAGAGTTTTGGCGATGTTATGAGCATGAGATAAAGGATGATGTAAAAGAACAGCTTAAGCTTTTTTTAGAACCAAGAAATAATTTGCTTAGGAGTTTAAAATATCTTAAAAAAAGCAAGCTTCATAGACAAGGCTCGATTGAAAATTTATGGTTTAAAATTCTTATTGTTATCGGATACATTTAA
- a CDS encoding glycoside hydrolase family 99-like domain-containing protein has product MAKFNLQFYNNETNYTDGEIVEDKILDFVVNNKHHDLNGQNNIDWPVFYHLSHLRENILNWYPFKENCRILEVGSGCGAITRLLCDKANYVASVELTYKRANVNYERHKELENLDIFVGNFENMRFDEKFDYVIVNGVLEYAGGFINSDKPYEDFIRRLSKHLKIDGEVIIAIENRLGMKYFSGAKEDHLGELFIGLNDYVNEKNIRTFSKSEISFLLEESGLALKKFYYPYPDYKFPETIYSDEGFELIPLSYDMHSYDTDRYMFFDEVKMQNVLVKESVGSSFANSFLIVAGKNNGQKEFEQGAVAEEILYVKINANRDDSYKICTMIKKSDSGLVVVKHPLTQKAKEHLKHMSNVFENSKEHNNNISLLPGYIVNDNLVFDFLDLPTVETLLLEKVENRDLQDFMSIINKYRTIIITENNQANSYSDKFQQIFGPEVYDGELEFTSFSNIDTLFDNLFYNNEQWIVIDYEWNLDCDLPVNFILWRSIKEFYAKHRHVRFFMEENSVYENYNISPEMINVFYKWEGYFSSVHVKMFNKEIYQKKIITLLDPEQVFKPENLIANLYLDTGNGFNDQEKIQHHFDMNSNEIFLEFDISEYKNVKAIRFDPLEGHACKCSILSSVIDEESVLLKPFNSYPDDSEVDLFITTDPIYLMDDIQVNRLKFQVRLVVEVLDENQAFREINEKIQQMIAMQEQFQYEFDELQTESDKLAVKLQETLSKSEVLATELNEALNDKGLLAIERENLLIKKTELIDNNSRLSNELSLLNDQISRLIYENSMLAQEYTTLVDSKVWRSTKPVRIILDSVKNLKKKFVNLIRECFKLILKTKQNVKTIGLTNTIKKIYDKGSESLANVKESGKLAEIVQEHDIWREITQWIENTPHSFIDIFHVPMGWNTPLFQRFQHLSLQAGNVGGISFYGAHPLVDKEIEICEFVTPTLCVINLDNYEIKKKLFEILDNVSGLKIIRLQSIDLATRIEELESFINKGYHIVYEYIDEITPQITGNIPKFVLERHDYILQNLEISIVATADKLFDQIKPYRNQNMELITNGVDYEHWNLDRYTTKCPEDIREIVAKGKIIVGYHGALAQWIDYNMLKDLAENKEYILLLIGYEHDGSLRKSGLLDYDNVHFIGSKPYAELSKYAVFYDIAILPFLLNDITKSVSPVKIFEYMALKKPIVTYALPECLKYESCLIAYSPTEFIEYVKKAETLRTDANYLTVLTKEALENTWTSITHRTIDLVRRNPIEKLVNNSIQKELNELSELDVPLLITVHDRRIYQVLKKAFWKLPLFTPRFKTRFLYNTKKLFKPSLLAHPPSEIQEENGQVMFKEIEGVQKEQIQYIEQILKIPERDKEAFVPITEFPYNRFEGDSKIIAYYLTQFHPDEHNEKWWGKGVTEWDNVARAVPQFVGHYQPRLPGELGFYDLRLKENMARQIELAQLYGVFGFSFYYYWFNGERLLEKPIEMFLEDKSLDFPFSLCWANENWTKRFDGTNSGILMEQPKTLESYKNVIHDMVRFLDDSRYITVKGKKMLTVYRPGLMPEPDEVIRYWREYCLDQGIGELYIIAVKENMVELDLLGIGFDAISEFHPGTVYTQLKNITHDIEYIRKDFSGEVFDYKDLVENRKYFKYDLPKLYRAVMPMWDNTARRNNKGMIFQGATPALYKQWLKDVILEGKNKLDLDDQLVFINAWNEWGEGAYLEPDKKYGYAYLQATKEAVEETR; this is encoded by the coding sequence ATGGCAAAATTTAATTTGCAGTTTTACAATAATGAGACTAATTATACAGATGGTGAGATTGTAGAAGATAAAATATTAGATTTTGTAGTAAATAATAAACACCATGATCTAAATGGACAAAATAATATTGATTGGCCTGTATTTTATCATCTTTCTCATTTGAGAGAAAATATTTTGAACTGGTACCCCTTCAAGGAGAATTGCAGAATACTTGAGGTTGGTTCAGGTTGCGGTGCAATAACTAGATTATTATGTGATAAGGCAAACTATGTTGCATCTGTAGAATTAACGTACAAACGTGCTAATGTTAATTACGAACGACATAAAGAATTAGAAAATTTGGATATATTTGTTGGAAACTTTGAAAATATGAGATTTGATGAAAAGTTTGATTATGTTATTGTAAATGGAGTTTTAGAATATGCAGGTGGATTTATTAATAGTGATAAACCCTATGAGGATTTTATAAGACGTTTGTCAAAACATTTGAAGATCGATGGAGAGGTTATAATTGCAATTGAAAATAGACTAGGAATGAAGTATTTTTCTGGAGCAAAAGAAGATCATCTTGGAGAATTATTTATAGGATTAAATGATTATGTTAACGAAAAGAATATCAGAACGTTTTCAAAAAGTGAAATAAGTTTTCTATTAGAAGAAAGTGGCTTAGCTTTGAAGAAATTTTATTATCCATACCCTGATTATAAATTTCCGGAGACAATTTATTCGGATGAAGGTTTTGAATTGATTCCTTTATCTTATGATATGCACAGTTATGATACTGACCGTTATATGTTTTTTGATGAAGTTAAAATGCAGAATGTTTTAGTTAAAGAAAGTGTAGGAAGTTCATTTGCGAATTCATTTCTAATCGTTGCTGGAAAGAACAATGGACAAAAAGAATTTGAACAAGGAGCAGTTGCTGAAGAAATATTATATGTGAAAATTAATGCTAACAGAGATGATTCCTATAAAATATGTACGATGATCAAGAAGAGTGATAGTGGATTAGTGGTTGTTAAGCATCCTCTTACCCAAAAAGCAAAAGAGCATTTAAAACATATGTCAAACGTATTTGAGAATTCGAAAGAACATAATAATAACATTTCTTTATTGCCTGGCTATATTGTAAACGATAATCTAGTCTTTGACTTTCTTGACCTACCTACAGTTGAAACTTTATTGCTGGAAAAAGTTGAAAACAGAGACCTGCAGGATTTTATGTCAATTATAAATAAATATAGAACTATAATAATAACTGAAAACAATCAAGCGAATTCTTATTCTGATAAGTTTCAACAAATATTTGGTCCAGAAGTATATGATGGAGAGTTAGAATTTACCTCGTTTAGCAATATTGACACCTTATTTGATAATCTGTTCTATAATAACGAACAATGGATCGTAATTGATTATGAATGGAATCTGGATTGTGATTTGCCTGTGAACTTCATTTTATGGAGGTCTATAAAAGAGTTCTATGCAAAGCATAGACATGTTAGATTTTTCATGGAAGAGAACAGCGTTTATGAAAATTATAATATTAGTCCCGAAATGATAAATGTTTTTTATAAATGGGAAGGTTACTTTTCTTCTGTCCATGTCAAAATGTTTAATAAAGAAATATACCAAAAGAAAATTATAACTCTTCTTGATCCAGAGCAGGTATTCAAACCGGAGAATTTAATAGCGAATTTGTATCTAGATACAGGTAACGGATTTAATGATCAGGAAAAGATTCAACATCACTTTGATATGAATTCAAATGAAATTTTTTTGGAATTTGATATTAGCGAATACAAAAATGTTAAAGCTATTCGGTTTGATCCTCTCGAAGGTCATGCTTGTAAGTGTTCAATACTCTCTTCTGTGATTGATGAGGAGTCAGTGCTTTTAAAACCCTTTAATTCTTATCCTGATGATTCTGAGGTAGACCTTTTTATAACAACTGATCCTATTTACTTAATGGATGATATACAAGTAAATAGATTGAAATTTCAGGTGAGATTAGTAGTTGAAGTTCTTGATGAGAACCAGGCATTTAGAGAGATTAATGAAAAAATACAACAAATGATAGCAATGCAAGAGCAGTTTCAGTATGAGTTTGATGAATTGCAGACTGAAAGTGATAAACTTGCTGTTAAATTACAAGAAACATTAAGTAAAAGTGAAGTGCTTGCGACTGAACTAAACGAAGCGTTAAATGACAAGGGATTACTTGCTATTGAGCGTGAGAATCTTCTGATTAAAAAAACAGAATTAATTGATAACAATAGCCGTTTGAGTAATGAACTATCACTATTAAACGATCAAATCAGTCGATTAATATATGAAAATTCAATGTTAGCTCAAGAGTACACTACTTTAGTTGATTCTAAGGTATGGAGATCTACTAAACCCGTAAGAATTATATTAGACAGCGTTAAGAACTTGAAAAAGAAGTTTGTAAATTTAATTAGAGAATGCTTTAAACTTATCTTAAAGACAAAACAAAATGTAAAAACAATAGGTTTAACGAATACTATCAAAAAGATTTACGATAAAGGTTCAGAGTCATTAGCTAATGTTAAAGAGTCAGGTAAATTAGCTGAAATTGTTCAAGAACATGATATTTGGAGAGAGATCACTCAATGGATTGAAAATACTCCACATTCATTTATTGATATATTCCATGTGCCAATGGGCTGGAATACTCCATTGTTTCAAAGATTTCAGCACTTATCTCTTCAGGCGGGTAATGTTGGGGGGATTTCATTTTATGGTGCTCATCCGTTAGTAGATAAAGAAATAGAGATTTGTGAGTTTGTTACTCCAACGTTATGTGTAATAAATTTAGATAACTATGAAATTAAGAAAAAACTCTTTGAAATATTGGATAATGTGAGTGGTCTTAAAATAATACGCCTCCAATCGATAGATCTTGCTACTAGAATTGAAGAATTAGAGTCGTTTATCAATAAGGGCTACCATATCGTTTACGAATACATTGATGAAATTACACCTCAGATTACTGGAAATATTCCTAAGTTTGTCTTAGAACGTCATGATTATATACTGCAAAATTTAGAAATATCAATAGTTGCTACAGCCGACAAATTATTTGATCAAATTAAACCATATCGCAATCAAAATATGGAGTTAATAACTAATGGCGTTGACTACGAGCATTGGAATTTGGACAGGTATACTACCAAATGCCCTGAGGATATTCGAGAGATTGTTGCAAAAGGGAAAATTATAGTTGGTTACCATGGAGCATTGGCTCAATGGATCGATTATAATATGCTGAAAGATTTAGCTGAGAACAAGGAATATATTTTATTGCTGATTGGATATGAACATGATGGATCATTGAGAAAAAGTGGACTGTTAGACTATGACAATGTGCATTTTATTGGATCAAAACCATACGCAGAGCTTAGTAAATATGCTGTTTTCTATGATATAGCCATTCTGCCGTTTTTACTAAATGACATTACCAAATCAGTTTCTCCTGTGAAAATATTTGAATACATGGCTTTGAAAAAGCCTATTGTTACGTATGCACTTCCTGAATGTTTGAAATACGAATCTTGTTTGATAGCCTACAGCCCAACTGAGTTTATTGAATATGTCAAGAAAGCTGAAACTCTGCGTACGGATGCTAATTATCTTACAGTATTGACTAAAGAGGCATTGGAAAATACATGGACTTCCATAACTCATCGTACAATTGATTTAGTTAGACGTAATCCAATAGAAAAATTAGTAAACAATAGTATTCAGAAGGAGCTGAATGAGTTATCTGAGTTGGATGTTCCTCTATTAATTACAGTTCATGATAGACGAATATATCAAGTTTTAAAGAAAGCATTTTGGAAGCTTCCATTATTCACCCCAAGGTTTAAAACAAGATTTTTGTATAATACTAAAAAATTATTTAAACCAAGTCTGCTTGCACATCCTCCTTCAGAAATACAGGAGGAGAATGGTCAAGTTATGTTTAAGGAGATTGAGGGAGTTCAAAAAGAACAAATTCAATATATTGAACAAATATTGAAAATTCCAGAGCGTGACAAGGAAGCTTTTGTACCTATTACAGAGTTCCCTTATAACAGGTTTGAGGGAGACAGTAAGATTATAGCTTACTATTTAACTCAATTTCATCCCGATGAGCATAATGAGAAGTGGTGGGGAAAAGGGGTTACGGAATGGGATAATGTGGCGCGTGCAGTTCCTCAATTTGTCGGACACTATCAACCGCGCTTACCTGGTGAGTTAGGGTTCTATGATTTGAGGCTCAAGGAAAACATGGCCCGCCAAATTGAACTTGCTCAGTTGTATGGGGTTTTTGGTTTCTCCTTCTATTATTATTGGTTTAACGGGGAGCGGCTTCTGGAAAAACCAATTGAAATGTTTCTTGAAGATAAGAGCCTCGATTTTCCATTTTCTCTTTGCTGGGCCAATGAAAACTGGACTAAGCGTTTTGATGGAACGAACTCTGGAATATTGATGGAGCAGCCAAAAACTTTGGAAAGCTATAAAAATGTGATTCACGATATGGTTAGATTTTTAGATGATAGCCGTTACATCACTGTAAAAGGTAAAAAAATGTTAACGGTTTACAGACCAGGATTAATGCCTGAACCTGATGAGGTGATTCGGTATTGGCGAGAGTATTGCCTCGACCAAGGCATAGGTGAGTTATATATTATCGCAGTGAAGGAAAATATGGTTGAGTTAGATCTGCTTGGAATAGGATTTGATGCAATCTCTGAGTTCCATCCAGGCACCGTCTATACCCAACTGAAAAATATTACACATGACATTGAATATATTCGTAAAGATTTCTCAGGTGAGGTATTCGATTATAAAGACCTGGTAGAAAATCGAAAATATTTTAAGTACGACTTACCTAAGCTTTATCGGGCTGTCATGCCAATGTGGGATAATACTGCTCGTAGAAACAATAAAGGAATGATTTTTCAGGGAGCAACACCTGCGTTGTATAAGCAATGGCTAAAAGACGTTATTTTAGAAGGAAAGAATAAATTGGACTTAGATGACCAATTGGTATTTATTAATGCGTGGAACGAATGGGGAGAGGGGGCTTATTTAGAACCTGATAAGAAATATGGGTATGCTTATTTACAAGCTACTAAAGAGGCAGTAGAGGAAACAAGATGA
- a CDS encoding ABC transporter permease produces the protein MLKNTGLTYYKKYGFLLAQLVERDFKTKYRRSVLGVLWSLLNPLLIMTVQYMVFSTLFRFDIPNYAVYLLSGIVIFNFMSEATSQAMTCIIQNASLINKVYMPKYIYPFSRVLSCGVNFLFSLVALYIVIIVSGMKITYHHIALLYGISCLIIFICGLSLLLASLMVFFRDTQFLYSIVLTIWTYITPIFYPESILPPQMKLLMELNPMYHFIRFIRVIILNNGFPDPLAWVYCAIFAVVALIFGSLIFKKTQNNFILYL, from the coding sequence GTGCTTAAAAATACTGGTTTAACCTATTATAAAAAATATGGTTTTCTTCTTGCACAATTAGTGGAAAGAGATTTTAAAACAAAGTATAGAAGATCTGTTCTTGGTGTCCTGTGGAGTCTGTTAAATCCGCTTTTGATTATGACTGTTCAATATATGGTATTTTCAACTTTATTCCGCTTTGATATACCTAATTATGCTGTTTATTTACTTAGTGGTATTGTAATATTTAATTTTATGTCTGAAGCGACGTCTCAGGCAATGACATGCATTATACAAAATGCTTCATTAATAAATAAGGTGTACATGCCTAAGTACATATATCCTTTTTCACGTGTACTCTCATGTGGTGTGAATTTTTTGTTTTCTCTAGTGGCTTTATATATTGTAATTATTGTTTCTGGTATGAAAATTACGTATCATCACATTGCTTTGCTATATGGAATATCATGCTTAATTATTTTTATTTGTGGGCTTTCACTGCTCCTTGCTTCTTTAATGGTGTTTTTCCGTGACACACAATTTCTTTATAGCATCGTGCTTACAATTTGGACCTATATTACACCTATATTTTATCCGGAAAGTATTTTGCCTCCACAAATGAAATTGCTTATGGAGTTAAATCCGATGTATCACTTTATAAGATTTATCCGTGTAATTATTTTAAATAACGGATTTCCTGATCCATTAGCATGGGTATATTGTGCCATTTTCGCGGTTGTTGCTTTGATATTTGGATCGTTGATATTTAAGAAAACTCAAAATAATTTTATTCTTTATTTATAA
- a CDS encoding ABC transporter ATP-binding protein, with protein sequence MIKVENVSMKFRMANDRITSLKEFMVKKIVGKLEYKEFIALNDVSFTIEKGDVVGVIGKNGAGKSTLLKIISGILSPSKGKLEVLGNIAPMLELGAGFDVDLTARENIYLNGAVLGYSKKYLTERYNDIVEFSELQDFMDTPIRNFSSGMTMRLAFSIATLVNPDILIVDEILSVGDSQFQKKSAKRMRELMSGGTTVLLVSHSIDQIRSMCNKVVWLEHGTVRMFGNAQEVCSEYIESSRQEYLIKEQKEHLVKENSTTNEWKEQLYTPTHIEKIDDCYFIVDCWHQRVIYSRNLTEPIINWNTLSDTLGNPHSISSDGNVFLVDDAAGNEVRAFVKEGDKFIQTQILDRVGESPNRILYDAQAQMFFGISAMSQHVFVLNNSGDKVWIDKVIRLGYLQENSYIRNIRIIDGELFFVSGPGKIIVADYINSPFNKICEYKVPFELRGMNDILKIGSFFYITVYQNGAGEVAPKLIRVKDLNDLETSDFEDLREVVDLKGVPYSFSFFDGRVFLTEIDTYSRIISFLIINDEITDIQVHFDTGGPSESSIRKRTGQ encoded by the coding sequence TTGATTAAGGTAGAGAATGTATCGATGAAATTTCGTATGGCCAACGACCGTATTACAAGCCTTAAAGAATTTATGGTGAAAAAAATAGTAGGAAAGCTTGAATATAAAGAATTCATTGCTTTGAATGATGTTTCTTTCACGATTGAGAAAGGCGATGTTGTAGGTGTTATTGGAAAAAATGGTGCAGGGAAAAGCACTCTGTTAAAAATTATATCTGGGATTTTATCTCCTTCAAAGGGGAAATTAGAGGTTTTAGGAAATATCGCGCCAATGCTAGAGCTTGGAGCAGGATTTGATGTTGACTTGACAGCAAGAGAAAACATCTACTTGAATGGTGCGGTTCTGGGATATTCCAAGAAATATTTAACAGAACGTTATAATGATATTGTGGAATTCTCAGAACTACAAGATTTCATGGACACTCCAATTCGTAACTTCTCATCTGGTATGACTATGCGCTTGGCATTCTCTATAGCCACTCTGGTTAATCCCGATATATTAATCGTAGACGAAATCTTATCTGTCGGAGATTCACAATTTCAGAAAAAGAGCGCTAAAAGAATGCGCGAATTGATGAGTGGAGGGACTACAGTACTTTTAGTCTCACATAGTATTGATCAGATAAGATCGATGTGTAATAAGGTTGTATGGCTGGAGCATGGAACAGTGCGGATGTTTGGTAATGCACAGGAGGTTTGCAGTGAGTATATAGAGTCTTCTAGACAAGAATATTTAATAAAGGAACAGAAAGAACATCTAGTAAAGGAAAATAGTACAACGAATGAATGGAAAGAACAATTATATACTCCTACACATATTGAAAAAATAGATGACTGTTACTTTATCGTGGATTGCTGGCACCAACGCGTTATTTACAGTAGGAACTTAACTGAACCAATAATTAATTGGAATACACTTTCCGATACTCTTGGGAATCCCCATTCAATCTCAAGCGATGGAAATGTTTTTTTGGTAGATGATGCTGCAGGAAATGAAGTTAGAGCTTTCGTTAAAGAAGGCGACAAGTTTATTCAGACTCAAATATTAGATAGAGTAGGAGAAAGTCCTAATAGAATATTGTATGATGCTCAAGCTCAGATGTTTTTTGGGATATCGGCCATGTCACAGCATGTCTTTGTTTTAAATAATAGCGGGGACAAAGTTTGGATTGATAAGGTGATAAGATTAGGATATCTACAGGAAAATTCCTACATCAGAAATATTCGTATAATTGATGGGGAACTTTTTTTTGTATCAGGCCCTGGTAAGATTATAGTGGCAGATTATATTAATTCGCCGTTCAATAAAATTTGTGAATATAAGGTTCCCTTTGAGTTAAGAGGAATGAATGATATTTTGAAAATTGGTTCTTTCTTTTATATCACTGTTTATCAAAATGGTGCTGGTGAAGTTGCACCGAAATTGATTAGAGTAAAGGATTTAAATGACCTAGAAACTTCTGATTTTGAAGATTTGAGAGAAGTTGTCGATTTAAAAGGTGTGCCATATAGTTTTTCATTTTTTGACGGTAGAGTATTTTTGACGGAGATAGATACGTACTCTCGAATCATCTCATTTCTGATTATTAATGATGAAATAACAGATATTCAAGTTCATTTTGATACGGGCGGCCCCAGTGAATCATCTATTAGAAAGCGTACCGGACAATAA